A part of Lacinutrix sp. 5H-3-7-4 genomic DNA contains:
- a CDS encoding immunity 17 family protein: MEQITEIMTSNPQYGYLLGAGVFLFIIIGLILDWDWVVEPGGGYFNIAYFINAFGRKTVRIVYGLIMLIGIIICLFGYFTYNPELYN; the protein is encoded by the coding sequence ATGGAACAAATTACAGAGATAATGACATCTAATCCGCAATACGGCTACTTATTAGGCGCAGGTGTTTTTTTGTTTATTATTATAGGTTTAATATTAGATTGGGATTGGGTTGTAGAACCTGGTGGTGGCTATTTTAATATCGCCTATTTTATTAATGCATTTGGTAGAAAAACTGTACGAATTGTTTACGGCCTCATTATGCTTATTGGTATTATAATATGCTTATTTGGTTATTTTACTTATAACCCAGAATTATATAATTAG